Within the Bacillota bacterium genome, the region ACCTGCCGCAGAGAATCGGGCATCGCTGCCGCTCCCACCAACTCCTTGAGGGAGACATAGTCTTTGCGCAGGAGGGCTTCCCGTACCTGGCGCCCCACCGCCGGCGACAACTGGGCCGCCTCAACCAGTCCGGTGAAAAACTCTACATGTCCCAGATCAAAGCGAAAGCTTCGCAGTCCCACGGCCTGCAGAGAGCCAATGGCCAGGGCAATAATCTCACTATCACCCCCCGGTCCCGGCTGCCCGATGAGTTCCGCTCCGATTTGGTAGAACTCCCGACGCCGGCCGGCCTTCAAGGTCCCGTAGCGCAGGACATTGGAGGCATAGAAAAATCGCAGGGGTTTCTCCGCCTCCCGGTACCTGGTGGCCACCACCCGAGCAATGGGCGTGGTCGCGTCGGGGCGCAGGGCCAGGATCTGTCCCTCTTGGTCAATGAGGCGATAGGTGCTTTCCGCTAGGTGAGGCCCGTTACCCTGGGTCAAACTATTGTAAAATTCGATGGTCGGGGTGATGATCTCCTGATATCCATAGGATTCGTAGAACTCGGTGAGATGATGTTGAATAAACCGCTTTCGCTTGACGTCAGCCGGCAAGAAGTCCTTGGTTCCCTTCGGCGTCTGTACCGCCGTGTGTTTTAGGTTAGGCATCGGTGTTCCTCCCCAGGGTATTCAGTATATCTTTTCCAGTTATTCCGCTTCTTAGTGATCAAGTCCTGCGGAGAGCGGGACTGAAATAAGCAGAAGGCCGGTTTGCACAACCGGCCGCAGATAACCTATTATATTGCTCGTGGTTGCTGCCAGCTACTCCCATTCAATGGTAGAAGGCGGCTTGGCACTAATGTCATAGACCACCCGGTTGACCCCATCAACTTCCTCCATGATTCGCTGGGACATCTTCGCCAACACCCCATGGGGCAAGCGGGCCCAATCTGCGGTCATCGCATCCTCGCTGTTCACGGCGCGAATCCCCAACAGATAGGAATAGGTCCTGGTGTCCCCTTTGACACCGACGGTCTTGGTATCGGACAAAACGGCAAAGTACTGCCAAACATCCCGGTCCAATCCTGCCCTGGCAATCTCCTCTCGAACAATCCAGTCCGCTTCTCTCACGATTCTGAGCTTGTCTTCCGTTACCTCACCGACAATCCGAACGGCCAATCCAGGACCGGGGAAGGGCTGACGATACACCATCTCCTCGGGCAATCCCAACTCTAGCCCCAGGACCCTCACTTCGTCTTTGAACAGATCCCTCAGGGGCTCCAACAACTTCAGGTCCATATCCTCCGGCAGACCACCGACATTGTGATGGGATTTGATTACTTCCCCTTGACCAATGCCGCTTTCCAGCACGTCGGGATAGAGGGTGCCCTGCACCAGGTATTCAATCTCACCGAGCTTGTTGGCCTCTTCCTCGAAAACGCGAATAAACTCGTTGCCAATCCGCTTGCGCTTCTCCTCAGGGTCAGTGACTCCCCGCAGAAGGGTAAGAAACCGCTCTGCCGCAGAAAGGTGAATAAACCGGGAGAAGTAGTTGCCAAAAAGGCGAGACACTTCCTCCGCTTCATTTTTGCGCATGAAACCGTGGTCTACAAATATGCAGGTGAGCTGGTCACCGATGGCTCGGTGTACTAGGGCCGCGGCCACGGCAGAGTCTACTCCCCCCGACAGACCGCAGACCACTGGCCTGTCGCCAACCCGTTGGCGAATATCTTGCACCATAATCTCGATAAAGGACTGCATCGTCCAATTGCCCTGGCAGCCACAGGTATCGGTGACGAAACTGCCCAGAAGCTCATCGCCGGAAGGTGTATCCACCATTTCCGGATGGAAGCGCAAGAGGGGAATCTTCGTCTGTTGGAGACTGGCCTCAAGGGGCGAAATGTCCCTTTGGTCCTCCCCGGCAGGGCCCATAGCCAGAATAATCCCCTTGGGACCTTGAGCCAGGATCTCTTCACTGCTAGTTGTAAAAGGAACGATTTCACAATAGACCTTAAGGCCCCGCACCCGCCGGGCAATTAGCTGACTGTACTGGCCACCGACGTCCACTATAATGATTTTTTCCAAATTGCTAGTTTTGTTCAAAGTGAGTCTCTCTCCCTACTTACTCATAAACCTCCGGCTTGAGAACTCCGATGTAAGGGAGGTTGCGGTAGCGTTCGTTGAAGTCTAGGCCATATCCCACTACGAACTCATCGGGAATATCAAAGCCGTTGTAATCCGTCTTGACATCGACTTGCCGCCGGCCAGGCTTGTCCAATAAAGTTACGACCTTTAGGCTGGCAGGTCTGCGGGAGCGCAGGTTGTCCAACAGATAGTGAAGGGTAAGGCCACTGTCAATAATATCCTCAACCACCAGGACATCTTGCCCTTCGATGGAGTGATCCAAGTCCTTGAGAATCCGAACTACCCCACTGGACTTGGTGCCGGCACCGTAGCTGGAAATAGCCATGAAGTCCACCTGAACCGGCCCCTTGATTGCCCGCATCAAATCTGAAGTAAAGGGCATAGCGCCCTTCAAAATGCAAAGGAGCAAGGGAAATTTACCCTTGTAATCCTCGGTAATCTCCTCTCCCAACTCTGCTACTCGCTTGGCAATCTGTTCTTCAGTTAGCAAAATCTTCGATAAATCTGCGTGCACCTAGATAACCCCCTGGTTTAGCAACATATTGATTCTTGTACTCCAAATAGACAAAAACATCCTGGCAGCTTCTGTTAAGCTTCTGTTAAGATGAGGGGCTATCTACCCTGTCGCCCACACTTAGTTAGTCTTTCCCAACCCTGGCCCAACCCTTTCGCAAAACCCCCGGGTTACTCTCACTTAGCGTCCGACCAAGGAAGGCACGATATGCAGGGTGCCGTACTGGGGCGTAGTTCCCCACTCCATCACCATTGGATTTCCCGTCCAGGTCATCCTTCGCACCTGCCTGATGACACCTTCGCCCCCGGGGTCAGGGACATAGTCCACATCATTGAGGCGCACCTCCAGGCCAAAGGCTTGGCCGGGAGCAATGCTGCTGTTATAGGCCTTGGCAAAGGCCGCCAGAGGGATGGCAATCTCTGCGGTATACCCTAAGGGCCGAATCTGTCCCACGGCACCTCCCAGCTTAAGGACCGCTCCAATCCGTGCTCCGGGAATGCTGAACCAAGGACCGTTACCTGCGGCGGTCTCAAGGGCAAAGATCAAGGCCCGGCGCTCTGCTCCCGTTCCTGAAGGGTCGATGACAATCTCCACGGAATCCTGTTCCCGCAGAGATCCGACAATCTGATCGGTAACAACAGAATCGTCGATGACGTCCAAGGCTATGTAAAGATAATCTTCGTTCCACAGAGCTTTCATCCGCAGGGCTGCATCCCCTGGACCCTTAGGCCTGGGCCCATCCACCGTAAAGGTCCCCTGTTCCAGCCAAGTGGCAGGAGTGGTATCGTCGATTACCAAGTTTTCCGCCAGCTGCCAGGGCAAATCACTGAGATGACCGTCGATGACAATGGGAATATCGGTCCGACAAGCCAGTAAATCCCCCTGGGCGAAGACCTCCGGAGTCAGACCCCAGAGCGCTATCCAAACTACCGCTATCCACAACAGCCACGGTTTTCCTGTTCCCTGCAAACTACTCACTCCCATATCCCGTGAAACCTATCCTCTATTCTTTTATTCCCCAATTTCCCCAGCTATTCCTGTCGTCGGGGATTGCCGGCAGCGGTTTTCCTACAGCGGTTGCGCGCAAAAAGGCGCCTGGGCAAAATCCCGGCGCCTTACTAGTTTAGCTTCAGTTTTCTTACATCATCGGAGGCATGCCGCCCGCGGCACCAGCTGCTGGCTCTTCCTCAGGCTGATCGGCAATCAAAGCCTCGGTGGTGAGGAGCAACGCAGCGATGGAAGCAGCGTTTTGCAGAGCACTTCGAGTTACCTTAGCTGGGTCGACGATACCGGCATCAAACATGTTGACGAACTCGCCGGTTAGAGCGTTGAAGCCCTCGCCTGCCGGCAGCTTAGCAACTTGAGAAAGGATAACTGCACCTTCCATACCGGCGTTGGCTGCAATCTGGCGCAGCGGATCGGCCAGAGCCCGAGCCACGATGTTGATTCCCGTCTGGATGTCGCCCTCTTCCTCGAGAGCCTCCACAGCGGAAATGGCATTGACCAAGGTGACTCCACCGCCGGGAACGATTCCTTCCTCCACGGCAGCGCGAGTAGCAGAGAGAGCATCCTCGATGCGATGCTTCTTCTCCTTGAGCTCGGTCTCGGTAGCAGCACCAACGTTGATGACAGCTACGCCGCCGGCCAACTTAGCCAACCGCTCTTGGAGCTTCTCCCGGTCGTAATCGGAGGTAGTCTCCTCGATTT harbors:
- the guaA gene encoding glutamine-hydrolyzing GMP synthase gives rise to the protein MEKIIIVDVGGQYSQLIARRVRGLKVYCEIVPFTTSSEEILAQGPKGIILAMGPAGEDQRDISPLEASLQQTKIPLLRFHPEMVDTPSGDELLGSFVTDTCGCQGNWTMQSFIEIMVQDIRQRVGDRPVVCGLSGGVDSAVAAALVHRAIGDQLTCIFVDHGFMRKNEAEEVSRLFGNYFSRFIHLSAAERFLTLLRGVTDPEEKRKRIGNEFIRVFEEEANKLGEIEYLVQGTLYPDVLESGIGQGEVIKSHHNVGGLPEDMDLKLLEPLRDLFKDEVRVLGLELGLPEEMVYRQPFPGPGLAVRIVGEVTEDKLRIVREADWIVREEIARAGLDRDVWQYFAVLSDTKTVGVKGDTRTYSYLLGIRAVNSEDAMTADWARLPHGVLAKMSQRIMEEVDGVNRVVYDISAKPPSTIEWE
- the hpt gene encoding hypoxanthine phosphoribosyltransferase, with amino-acid sequence MHADLSKILLTEEQIAKRVAELGEEITEDYKGKFPLLLCILKGAMPFTSDLMRAIKGPVQVDFMAISSYGAGTKSSGVVRILKDLDHSIEGQDVLVVEDIIDSGLTLHYLLDNLRSRRPASLKVVTLLDKPGRRQVDVKTDYNGFDIPDEFVVGYGLDFNERYRNLPYIGVLKPEVYE